A window of the Eremothecium cymbalariae DBVPG#7215 chromosome 5, complete sequence genome harbors these coding sequences:
- a CDS encoding aminophospholipid-translocating P4-type ATPase DNF1 (similar to Ashbya gossypii AGR120C), with product MTQGAEGSKEGKKRNGTGSVSHGHSHSYSTDSGGTVTVPVIQVRDDQPLDSPFSDQFRFEIPCMVPMAEGGMTTGQQDNFQARKPSILKRHTSSTKGGKVDVQRLAFAPSTPVKNGYSESELESDVNSFTNTPGRNTQGQFGSTMDAGIQEEEEERFGKGAEKLTLERDPHLTRDMKVLRWGTQRHKNTGHPIKGRVRTLRWSRKNQENPYRNNSTNNKSNNNDNNNNNNNNEVLEEGATASRQGEKRTVFYNTTLPDEMLDENGRPVVRYVRNKIRTTKYTPLSFFPKNLMYQFKNVANVYFLVLIILSCVSIFGVTNPALASIPLIVIIIVTAIKDAVEDSRRTILDLEVNNTRTHILSGVENHNVSEDNVSLWRKFKKLNTRILFSTVRLFTERLTEKGRRKRAQRKREASHMAAMRAGGTGPRNSLDSIGSYRPSLDTERMDQSNPVDSGSLLNRNVPPKPEARFSRAHWKNVKVGDIVRIQNNDEVPADIILLATSDSDGACYVETKNLDGETNLKVRQSLKCSYKIRNSQDISKCNFWVESEGPHPNLYSYQGNLKWIDTTSDTVKNEPVIINNMLLRGCFLRNTKWATGIVMFTGNDTKIMLNAGITPTKKSRISRELNYSVMMNFALLFVLCLVAGVVNGLYYRYTDRSRSYFEFGTVAGSPFANSVLSFFVAVISYQSLVPISLYISIEIIKTVQAAFIYCDVLSYYKKLDYPCTPTTWNISDDLGQIEYIFSDKTGTLTQNVMEFKKCTINGISYGRAYTEALAGLRKRQGIDVEEESAREHAEIAQDKQEMIDILVRLGKNSQLHPCEVTFVSKELVEDLNGKSGLEQKEANEHFMLALALCHSVVAEQSKSNPERLELKAQSPDESALVGTARDMGFSFVGRTKSGVILEIQGVHKEFEILNVLEFNSARKRMSCIVKIPAESPEQKPKALLLCKGADSVIYSRLDRSNNDSSLLERTALHLEQYATEGLRTLCIAQRELSWDEYEDWNTRHEVAAASLTNREEQMEEVADSIERGLILLGGTAIEDRLQDGVPASIAILAEAGIKLWVLTGDKIETAINIGFSCNLLGNDMELLVIKSSGNDVQSMGVTPVEIVTNLIDQYLNEKFQMTGSEDELQMARGIHDVPLDTFGVVIDGDALKVALAGEDTRRKFLLLCKNCRAVLCCRVSPAQKAAVVRLVKDTLDVMTLAIGDGSNDVAMIQAADVGVGIAGEEGRQAVMSSDYAIGQFRFLTRLVLVHGRWSYKRLAEMIPQFFYKNIIFTLASFWFGIYSDYDGSYLYEYTYLMFYNLAFTSLPVILLGILDQDVNDTISVAVPQLYRVGILRTEWNQKKFWWYCLDGIYQSVICFFFPYFCFHYTGLVTKNGYGLDHRYWFGIFVTCMAVLSCNFYVFLHQYRWDWFSTTFVVLSCLVVFLWTFIWSSVLYSGEFYKSAFRVFGQPVFWAVLFIGVLFCLLPRFTFDVFRKLFFPRDIDIIRECWARGQFRNYPEGYDPTDPERKRLNAVNPHESYNNDSTAEKMSSMDQPLVLASQDIPMSLMDKSSSLPRTHATPVEGSTSPPRSSLEATRLSMLHSNQLDHRYSAERTRPSLDIPGLTHAETLIGRH from the coding sequence ATGACACAGGGAGCAGAGGGGTCCAAAGAAGGTAAAAAGCGGAACGGAACTGGGAGCGTTAGCCACGGGCATTCACATAGTTATTCCACTGACTCAGGAGGTACAGTGACTGTACCTGTAATTCAAGTGAGGGACGACCAGCCATTGGACTCTCCGTTTAGCGACCAATTTCGGTTTGAAATCCCGTGTATGGTACCGATGGCGGAGGGCGGAATGACGACAGGACAGCAGGATAACTTCCAGGCACGAAAGCCGTCGATTTTAAAACGGCACACTTCATCCACGAAGGGAGGGAAGGTAGATGTTCAAAGACTGGCGTTTGCCCCTTCTACTCCCGTTAAGAATGGGTATTCAGAGTCGGAGTTGGAGAGTGATGTAAATTCGTTCACTAATACACCTGGTAGGAACACCCAAGGACAGTTTGGATCAACGATGGATGCAGGAATtcaggaggaggaggaggaaaGGTTTGGAAAGGGAGCTGAAAAGCTTACTTTGGAACGGGATCCTCACTTAACCCGGGATATGAAGGTCCTTCGTTGGGGGACCCAGAGACATAAAAATACAGGCCATCCTATTAAGGGCAGGGTTCGGACGTTGAGATGGAGTAGAAAGAACCAAGAGAATCCATACCGTAATAATAGCACGAACAACAAgagcaacaacaacgataacaacaataacaacaataacaatGAGGTCCTTGAGGAAGGGGCTACTGCGAGTAGGCAGGGGGAGAAGCGTACAGTATTCTATAACACCACCCTACCAGATGAAATGTTGGACGAAAATGGACGGCCTGTTGTTAGGTACGTGAGAAACAAGATTCGTACAACGAAATATACACCTTTGTCCTTTTTCCCAAAGAACTTGATGTACCAATTCAAGAATGTCGCAAATGTTTATTTCTTGGTGTTAATTATTCTCAGTTGTGTATCTATCTTTGGTGTAACGAATCCGGCCCTGGCTTCAATACCATTGATTGTGATCATCATTGTTACTGCGATTAAGGATGCTGTCGAAGATTCACGTCGGACAATCCTGGATCTCGAAGTTAATAATACCAGAACTCACATTTTATCTGGTGTAGAAAATCATAACGTCTCTGAAGATAATGTCTCACTGTGGAGgaagtttaaaaaactaAATACTAGAATTCTATTCAGTACTGTGAGGTTATTCACAGAGAGACTCACGGAAAAAGGCAGGAGGAAGAGGGCGCAGCGCAAGCGTGAGGCGTCTCATATGGCAGCAATGCGTGCAGGTGGCACTGGTCCACGTAATTCACTAGATTCAATCGGGTCTTACAGGCCTTCTTTGGACACTGAAAGAATGGATCAATCAAACCCAGTCGATTCTGGTTCATTATTGAACCGCAATGTTCCACCTAAACCTGAGGCTAGGTTTTCCAGGGCCCATTGGAAGAATGTTAAAGTTGGTGATATTGTTCGTATTCAAAATAACGATGAAGTCCCTGctgatataatattattggCTACATCAGATTCAGATGGTGCTTGCTATGTGGAAACCAAAAACTTGGATGGTGAAACTAATTTAAAGGTTCGTCAGTCATTGAAGTGTTCCTATAAAATTAGGAATTCTCAAGACATTTCAAAATGCAATTTTTGGGTCGAGTCAGAAGGCCCTCACCCTAACTTATATTCTTACCAGGGTAACTTAAAATGGATAGATACGACCTCTGATACTGTAAAAAATGAACCTGTAATAATTAACAATATGTTATTGCGTGGTTGTTTTTTGAGAAATACCAAATGGGCAACCGGAATTGTGATGTTCACTGGTAATGATACCAAGATTATGTTGAATGCTGGTATTACCCCAACGAAAAAATCCAGGATTTCTAGGGAGCTGAATTATTCAGTAATGATGAACTTTGCCTTGTTGTTTGTTCTATGTTTGGTTGCTGGTGTCGTGAATGGTCTATACTATCGTTATACCGATAGGTCCCGATCTTATTTTGAGTTTGGAACCGTCGCTGGATCACCTTTTGCAAATAGTGTTTTGAGTTTCTTCGTTGCGGTTATTTCATATCAATCTTTGGTACCCATCTCATTATACATCTCCATTgaaattataaaaactgTTCAAGCCGCATTTATCTATTGTGATGTCTTATCCtattacaaaaaattagatTATCCGTGTACTCCAACTACCTGGAATATATCAGATGATCTGGGCCAAATTGAATACATTTTTTCCGATAAGACAGGGACTTTAACCCAAAATGTAATGGAATTTAAAAAGTGCACAATTAATGGTATTTCATATGGTCGTGCCTATACAGAAGCCCTTGCTGGTTTACGAAAGCGCCAAGGCATTGATGTTGAGGAGGAAAGTGCTCGGGAACATGCAGAAATTGCTCAAGATAAACAAGAAATGATTGATATCTTAGTCCGTTTAGGTAAGAACTCTCAGTTACATCCTTGTGAAGTTACATTTGTCTCTAAAGAATTAGTTGAAGATTTAAATGGTAAATCTGGTTTAGAACAGAAGGAGGCAAACGAACACTTTATGCTAGCTCTTGCATTATGTCACTCAGTTGTGGCTGAACAAAGTAAAAGTAACCCTGAAAGACTAGAATTGAAGGCACAATCCCCAGATGAAAGTGCACTTGTTGGCACTGCTAGAGATATGGGTTTTAGTTTCGTAGGACGCACTAAATCTGGTGTTATATTAGAAATACAGGGTGTTCATAAGGAATTTGAGATCCTAAATGTTCTGGAATTTAATTCTGCAAGAAAGAGGATGTCATGTATAGTCAAAATTCCTGCGGAGTCTCCTGAACAAAAACCCAAGGCCTTGCTATTATGTAAAGGTGCTGATTCTGTCATATATTCAAGGTTGGATAGATCTAACAATGATAGTTCCTTGTTGGAGAGAACTGCTTTACACTTGGAGCAATATGCAACAGAGGGCTTAAGAACGCTATGTATCGCTCAACGTGAGTTATCCTGGGATGAGTACGAAGATTGGAACACTCGTCATGAAGTAGCGGCAGCATCCTTAACCAATCGTGAGGAACAAATGGAAGAAGTTGCCGACTCGATTGAGCGTGGACTAATACTGTTAGGCGGTACCGCAATTGAGGATCGTTTACAGGATGGCGTTCCAGCTTCTATTGCTATTTTGGCGGAAGCTGGTATTAAGTTATGGGTTTTGACCGGTGATAAGATTGAAACAGCTATTAATATTGGTTTCTCTTGTAATTTGCTAGGCAATGATATGGAATTGTTGGTCATTAAGTCTTCTGGTAATGATGTTCAAAGTATGGGAGTTACCCCAGTGGAAATCGTGACTAACTTGATTGATCAGTACTTGAATGAAAAGTTCCAAATGACTGGAAGTGAAGATGAGTTACAAATGGCCAGAGGTATTCATGACGTACCACTTGATACATTTGGTGTTGTTATTGATGGAGACGCTTTGAAAGTTGCTTTGGCGGGCGAAGATACCAGACGTAAGTTCCTACTATTATGTAAGAATTGCAGAGCTGTATTGTGTTGCAGAGTTTCGCCCGCGCAAAAAGCTGCAGTTGTGAGATTGGTAAAGGATACACTAGATGTGATGACCTTGGCAATTGGCGACGGTTCGAATGATGTGGCGATGATTCAAGCAGCAGACGTTGGGGTAGGTATAGCTGGTGAAGAAGGGAGGCAAGCGGTAATGTCTTCAGACTATGCCATTGGCCAATTTAGGTTCTTGACTCGATTGGTGCTGGTTCACGGAAGATGGTCTTATAAGCGGTTGGCAGAAATGATCCCACAGTTCTTttacaaaaatataatctTTACATTGGCTTCATTTTGGTTTGGTATTTACAGCGATTACGATGGATCTTATTTGTACGAGTACACATATTTGATGTTTTACAACTTGGCTTTTACTTCTCTACCCGTCATCTTGCTGGGTATTTTGGACCAAGATGTCAATGACACCATTTCCGTGGCAGTTCCACAATTGTATCGTGTTGGAATCCTTAGAACAGAGTGGAACCAAAAAAAGTTCTGGTGGTACTGTCTTGATGGTATTTACCAATCTGTgatctgtttcttcttcccaTACTTCTGTTTCCACTATACCGGTCTCGTGACCAAAAATGGGTATGGTTTAGACCACCGCTACTGGTTTGGCATCTTTGTCACCTGCATGGCCGTCCTTTCTTGCAACTTTTACGTATTCCTCCATCAGTACCGCTGGGATTGGTTCTCCACCACATTTGTTGTTCTCTCATGCCTAGTCGTCTTCTTGTGGACTTTCATCTGGAGCAGCGTCCTCTACTCAGGTGAGTTCTACAAAAGCGCCTTCCGCGTATTTGGCCAGCCCGTATTTTGGGCGGTACTATTCATTGGGGTATTGTTCTGTCTATTGCCAAGATTCACTTTCGACGTCTTCCGCAAGCTCTTCTTCCCACGCGACATCGACATCATAAGAGAATGCTGGGCTCGCGGTCAATTCAGAAACTACCCCGAAGGCTATGACCCCACTGATccagaaagaaaaagacTCAATGCCGTCAATCCCCATGAAAGCTACAACAATGACTCAACAGCTGAAAAAATGTCCTCCATGGACCAACCACTGGTCCTGGCATCGCAGGATATTCCCATGAGCCTGATGGACAAAAGTTCCTCTCTACCACGCACACACGCCACGCCCGTAGAAGGATCCACATCCCCACCTAGATCCTCCTTGGAAGCAACTCGCTTGTCCATGCTGCATTCCAACCAACTGGATCATCGCTATTCCGCAGAAAGAACAAGACCCTCGTTGGATATCCCGGGACTCACCCATGCCGAAACCTTGATAGGCCGTCACTAA
- the CCA1 gene encoding tRNA adenylyltransferase (similar to Ashbya gossypii AGR118W), which translates to MTGMGRVVLYQIRLNSLERRICDAIKDYCGSGVSGQGEPLRPRIAGGWVRDKLLGLDSEDIDVVVNNISGEQFVSGLVEFLRGRDVGKVGSVHKINRNPEKSKHLETCTTHLFGVPVDFVNLRSERYTEDSRIPVVEFGTPLQDAMRRDATLNALFYNIIEEKVEDFTGSGLKDLSEGVLRTPILPQQTFKDDPLRILRLLRFASRFSFVLDPEALEAMKQEDIHRMLETKVSRERVGVEVHKILISKSPLCGIKLMLDAGLMRHVFSYMGGASSTALDNCYKRMISGGYKLVGNLTHVIAGYPLLGTWYEDCNFREHMLLSLILAPFNELYASKHSRKGSSALGRIIKDSLRYPKLSVELVELIVGSLNEYHECVINHASWPRSRVGEVIRKLKGHWELCHCVTLTHIFLEGDNLEGETLVDLTDKYQRFENFVKDNGLTDVHNLKPLIDGKEIAKLYNIRGGPWMSTLMHDILMWQMDHPESSKDQLISWMLPLKDKYLSP; encoded by the coding sequence ATGACCGGAATGGGTAGGGTAGTGCTTTATCAAATTCGTCTGAATTCATTGGAGCGCCGTATATGTGATGCTATCAAGGATTACTGTGGGAGTGGCGTTAGTGGGCAGGGAGAGCCACTGAGACCCCGAATTGCCGGAGGCTGGGTACGTGATAAGTTGTTAGGGCTTGATTCGGAGGATATTGATGTTGTGGTGAACAACATCAGTGGGGAGCAGTTTGTCAGCGGGCTGGTGGAATTTTTGAGAGGACGTGATGTTGGGAAGGTAGGTAGTGTTCACAAGATCAATCGGAATCCGGAAAAGTCGAAGCATCTGGAGACGTGCACGACACATCTGTTCGGGGTACCTGTTGATTTTGTTAATTTACGATCCGAAAGATATACGGAGGATTCTCGTATACCTGTTGTGGAGTTCGGGACTCCGCTTCAAGATGCGATGCGTCGAGATGCGACTTTAAACGCacttttttataatatcattGAGGAAAAAGTGGAAGATTTCACTGGAAGTGGATTGAAGGATCTGTCTGAAGGTGTTTTGAGAACGCCGATTTTGCCCCAGCAGACTTTTAAAGATGATCCATTGCGTATCTTGCGTTTGCTCAGGTTTGCATCTAGGTTCTCGTTCGTGCTTGATCCGGAGGCATTGGAGGCAATGAAACAGGAAGACATCCACAGGATGCTTGAGACGAAGGTCTCGAGAGAACGTGTTGGTGTGGAGGTGCATAAAATTTTGATTAGCAAATCTCCTTTGTGTGGGATAAAGCTCATGCTGGATGCGGGTCTTATGCGGCATGTGTTTTCATATATGGGGGGGGCATCATCGACTGCACTTGATAATTGCTACAAAAGAATGATTAGCGGGGGCTACAAATTAGTAGGGAATTTAACTCACGTAATTGCTGGATATCCCTTGCTGGGAACATGGTATGAAGACTGTAACTTTAGGGAGCATATGCTGCTATCGCTTATCCTAGCTCCGTTCAATGAGCTCTATGCATCCAAGCACTCACGGAAGGGTTCCTCGGCTCTTGGAAGAATTATAAAAGACAGTCTCAGGTACCCGAAATTATCCGTCGAGTTAGTGGAGCTTATTGTGGGATCCTTAAATGAATATCATGAATGTGTCATTAACCATGCCTCATGGCCAAGGTCCAGAGTAGGAGAAGTAATTAGGAAGTTGAAAGGTCATTGGGAGCTATGCCATTGTGTCACGTTGACTCATATTTTTCTCGAGGGAGATAACCTGGAAGGCGAAACTTTGGTTGATCTGACTGACAAATATCAACGGTTTGAAAACTTCGTTAAGGACAACGGCCTTACTGACGTGCACAATCTAAAGCCCTTGATTGACGGCAAAGAAATTGCAAAATTGTACAATATTCGAGGAGGTCCATGGATGAGTACATTAATGCACGATATTTTGATGTGGCAGATGGACCATCCAGAATCCAGCAAAGACCAACTAATCTCATGGATGTTGCCCTTGAAGGACAAGTACCTGTCGCCTTAA
- the MPC3 gene encoding mitochondrial pyruvate carrier (similar to Ashbya gossypii AEL210C), whose translation MSAAAGRAFRRFWASETGPKTVHFWAPTLKWGLVIAGISDAQRPVEKVSGTQNLSLMATAVIWSRWSFVIKPRNYLLASVNFFLGLTASYQLMRITKYRLNQGDNAGEVVRYIFSGEGSSIKGDKVVVDGQSAKAA comes from the coding sequence ATgtcagcagcagcaggtaGAGCATTCAGGAGGTTTTGGGCTAGCGAAACAGGACCAAAAACGGTTCATTTCTGGGCACCTACCTTAAAATGGGGTCTTGTTATCGCTGGGATATCAGATGCGCAGAGGCCTGTTGAGAAAGTTTCAGGGACTCAGAATTTGTCTTTAATGGCAACAGCTGTAATTTGGAGTCGTTGGTCCTTTGTGATCAAACCTAGAAACTACTTGTTGGCTAGTGtaaatttctttttagGTTTAACGGCGTCATATCAATTGATGCGGATTACTAAGTATCGATTGAACCAAGGTGATAATGCGGGAGAAGTTGTTCGATACATATTTTCTGGCGAAGGGTCCTCTATTAAGGGAGACAAGGTAGTTGTAGATGGGCAGTCTGCTAAGGCTGCATGA
- the LSC2 gene encoding succinate--CoA ligase (GDP-forming) subunit beta (similar to Ashbya gossypii AEL211W), with the protein MLSRRLVNTFGRKNLGQQIRKLSIHEYRSAELLRQYGIGTPKGSAASSAEEAYQVAKGLGAESSDLVVKAQALTGGRGKGHFDTGLQSGVHMISSSEEAKDLAEKMVGHKLITKQSGANGKLVSAVYIVERVNAKHEAYLSILMDRQTKKPLIICSSEGGMNIEDVAHNNPDAIKKFYVTPSEGLTKETAAEVAKNLGFSKEAEADAADAVLKLYKIFNEKDATQIEINPLSEVTGQDTKVMCMDAKFGFDDNASFRQQEVYSWRDLSQEDPDEVIAKNSDLNFVKLQGNIGCLVNGAGLAMATMDVIKLYGGDPANFLDCGGGATPETIETAFKLILSNSKVDAIFVNIFGGIVRCDYVAQGLVAATKNLDVNVPIVARLQGTNLEMGKRIIKESGLKIYGFDELDPAAEKVVQLAGK; encoded by the coding sequence ATGTTATCTCGTAGACTAGTGAACACTTTCGGTAGGAAGAATTTAGGACAGCAAATTAGAAAGCTTTCAATTCATGAGTATAGATCTGCGGAGCTTTTGCGTCAATATGGGATTGGAACGCCCAAGGGCAGTGCGGCTAGTTCAGCAGAGGAGGCGTATCAGGTTGCCAAGGGGTTAGGTGCTGAGAGTAGTGATTTGGTTGTTAAGGCGCAGGCCTTGACTGGTGGCAGAGGCAAAGGGCATTTCGACACTGGGCTGCAAAGTGGTGTCCATATGATTTCTAGTTCTGAGGAGGCCAAGGATCTAGCTGAAAAGATGGTAGGTCACAAGCTTATTACTAAGCAGTCCGGTGCTAACGGTAAGCTTGTTAGCGCTGTTTATATTGTCGAGCGTGTTAATGCGAAGCATGAGGCGTACTTGTCTATCTTGATGGACAGACAAACTAAGAAGCCATTGATTATTTGTTCTAGTGAAGGTGGTATGAATATTGAGGATGTAGCTCATAACAATCCGGATGctattaaaaaattctaTGTAACGCCCTCTGAAGGGTTGACTAAGGAGACGGCTGCTGAGGTTGCGAAGAACCTAGGTTTTAgcaaagaagcagaagcagaCGCTGCGGACGCCGTACTAAAATTGTACAAGATCTTCAATGAAAAGGATGCTACTCAGATTGAGATCAATCCCTTGAGTGAGGTTACAGGTCAGGACACAAAGGTTATGTGCATGGATGCCAAATTCGGATTCGATGACAATGCTAGTTTCAGACAACAAGAGGTTTACTCATGGAGAGATCTTTCTCAAGAAGATCCTGATGAGGTCATTGCAAAGAATTCCGACTTGAACTTTGTGAAGCTTCAAGGCAACATTGGATGCTTAGTTAACGGCGCCGGCCTCGCAATGGCCACCATGGATGTCATCAAGTTGTACGGTGGAGATCCAGCCAACTTTTTGGATTGTGGTGGTGGAGCCACTCCGGAGACCATCGAGACAGCTTTTAAGTTGATTTTATCCAATAGCAAGGTTGATGCTATCTTCGTTAATATCTTTGGTGGTATAGTCAGATGTGATTATGTTGCCCAGGGTCTTGTTGCTGCTACGAAGAACCTAGATGTCAACGTGCCAATTGTTGCTAGATTACAAGGTACCAACTTGGAAATGGGTAAAAGGATCATTAAGGAATCCGGCCTCAAGATCTACGGTTTCGACGAGTTAGATCCTGCAGCAGAAAAGGTTGTCCAACTCGCTGGTAAGTAA
- the SDA1 gene encoding Sda1p (similar to Ashbya gossypii AEL212W) — MVKRGRASVLPSNIILLQNLVKRDPESYREEFLQQYSHYESLRDIFIMNSITDSAGSGHSGGSFGDDSSIEQFTDLVGFVSQVSGCFSKETANFPNELKQLLLERHHCLPFRVKEKIITSLTMLRNKDIITPEMLIQTLFPLLIGYSSSHSNNMAANSHAKELRKLLYNNVVSLLKSCNTGSKNQKLNKSTQALCFNLLEQPDSQGVWAARLTRELWRRGIWDDSRAVEIMTQATLHDDIKIVNSGVLFFLGADREREENFEESSDDDELDVQSLRHKLKINKKSSKRGKKLENVVKQIKKKNNNKATNVQGYLNFSAIHLLRDPQGFAEKLFAKHLSGKANNNKFNLEQKISLLQLLSRLIGTHKLLVLGVYSFLLKYLTPKQTDVTKIMAAAAQSCHDLVPPEYISVVVRKIADEFVSDGVASEVCAAGLNTIREICSRAPLAIEETLLQDLTEYKGSKAKGVSIAAKSLISLYREISPEMLKRKDRGKIAAMELQEQKRNADGENLQPKRPQFGVENNVQGIQGIELLAKWEKAQGKELQDDDAANWEVASMDEDEDIAGEWVTVESDKEYEVDMSDSEKENDSDSDLNLSDDNDDTEDPPSPELDSDKKDQELDQETAFKQIASSRILTPADFAKLQELRTEQGVAKLMGVHNEETVDSASLVGPVKYKQSKEERIERVLEGREGREKFGSRKQNRDSQGRSTTNREKQRKKNFVMMIHKRSVQGKQKMSLRDKQKLLTAHVTKQKKKGH, encoded by the coding sequence ATGGTCAAGAGGGGTAGAGCATCTGTGTTACCGAGTAATATCATTCTTTTACAAAATCTGGTGAAGAGGGATCCAGAATCGTATCGTGAAGAGTTTTTGCAACAATATTCACACTATGAATCTCTGAGggatattttcattatgAACTCTATAACTGATTCTGCTGGTTCTGGACATTCCGGTGGATCCTTTGGTGATGATTCTTCTATTGAACAATTTACAGATCTTGTTGGATTCGTTTCGCAAGTGTCCGGTTGCTTTTCTAAAGAGACAGCTAACTTTCCAAATGAATTGAAACAATTATTGCTAGAACGCCATCACTGTTTGCCCTTCCGTGTTAAGGAGAAGATCATTACCAGCTTGACAATGTTGCGCAACAAGGACATTATAACTCCGGAGATGTTGATTCAAACTTTGTTCCCACTGTTAATTGGATACTCTTCTTCCCATTCTAATAATATGGCTGCTAATTCTCATGCTAAAGAACTAAGAAAACTTTTGTACAATAATGTGGTATCTCTCTTGAAAAGTTGCAATACCGGTAGTAAAAACCAGAAGCTGAATAAATCCACACAAGCTCTTTGCTTTAATCTTTTGGAGCAACCGGATTCTCAGGGTGTTTGGGCAGCAAGATTAACGAGAGAGTTGTGGAGACGTGGTATCTGGGATGATTCCAGAGCAGTCGAAATTATGACTCAGGCTACATTGCATGACGACATTAAGATTGTAAATTCTGGAgtcttgttctttttgggTGCTGATCGTGAAAGAGAGGAGaactttgaagaaagttctgatgatgacgaGCTTGACGTCCAATCTCTAAGACACAAACTAAAGATCAATAAGAAATCCAGTAAGAGAGGaaagaagttggaaaacgttgtaaaacaaatcaagaaaaagaataataacaaaGCCACCAATGTTCAAGGATATTTAAACTTTAGTGCCATTCACCTACTGAGAGATCCTCAGGGATTTGCGGAAAAGTTATTTGCAAAACATCTTTCTGGGAAGGCAAACAATAATAAGTTCAACTTAGAACAGAAAATATCTCTACTGCAGTTGCTCTCCAGATTAATAGGTACACACAagttgttggttttgggAGTTTATTCCTTCCTactaaaatatttgacGCCAAAACAGACCGACGTGACGAAGATCatggctgctgctgcacaGTCATGCCACGACCTTGTACCTCCCGAATATATATCAGTGGTGGTAAGAAAAATAGCAGACGAATTTGTCTCAGATGGTGTCGCTTCTGAAGTTTGCGCTGCAGGTTTAAACACTATTAGAGAGATTTGTTCCCGTGCTCCCCTTGCCATTGAAGAAACTTTGCTGCAAGATTTGACCGAATATAAAGGATCCAAAGCTAAAGGTGTGAGCATTGCAGCAAAATCCTTGATCTCTCTATACCGTGAAATCTCACCTGAAATGCTGAAACGTAAGGATAGAGGAAAGATTGCCGCCATGGAATTGCAAGAACAAAAGAGAAATGCAGACGGGGAGAATCTTCAACCCAAGAGGCCCCAGTTTGGTGTGGAAAACAACGTACAAGGTATCCAGGGTATTGAACTGTTAGCCAAGTGGGAAAAGGCTCAAGGTAAGGAACTACAAGATGATGACGCTGCAAATTGGGAAGTTGCCTCGATGgatgaagacgaagacATTGCTGGTGAATGGGTTACAGTTGAGAGCGACAAAGAATACGAAGTTGATATGAGCGACagtgaaaaagaaaacgaCAGTGACAGTGATCTTAACTTGAGTGATGACAACGACGACACCGAAGATCCGCCTTCTCCAGAATTAGACTCTGATAAAAAGGACCAGGAACTAGACCAAGAAACAGCCTTCAAACAGATAGCATCCTCCAGAATATTAACTCCAGCTGACTTCGCCAAATTACAAGAATTGCGTACCGAACAAGGCGTCGCAAAACTTATGGGCGTTCATAATGAAGAAACAGTAGATTCTGCATCTCTAGTAGGTCCTGTCAAGTACAAACAGagcaaagaagaaagaattGAACGTGTTCTAGAGGGCCGTGAGGGCCGTGAGAAGTTCGGAAGCCGCAAACAGAACAGAGACAGCCAAGGGAGATCAACCACCAATCGTGAAaagcaaagaaagaagaacttCGTCATGATGATCCACAAACGCTCTGTCCAGGGCAAACAGAAAATGTCACTAAGAGATAAACAGAAACTCCTCACAGCGCATGTTACaaagcaaaagaaaaagggtCATTGA